The following coding sequences lie in one Labrus bergylta chromosome 13, fLabBer1.1, whole genome shotgun sequence genomic window:
- the LOC110001914 gene encoding uncharacterized protein KIAA2012 homolog yields MKDLSLSLLSRGYSRFVSSNTNAGRHDGRLEVCFTPEDYFIWKSRDSLLRLSESGRLFAEAESTLPKTYSTRRGPLLLYSQDLVTVETGLQSEMRERKKKVVQRYTQEVEQQLSTLRELTAAILNYGNNQFHFSRLGPLFFPPLHVPITPDLHPLSPSPTCTTSEQPSPDLLARLNSQLGFSHVPAERNTAQLTNQPEDKEEQGSRKRVRLDLFLQVPCSTRTPSPLMEPQPWVHYVAMTPEEPLTYVDISPQQPDSSQNIKTNDPSVGEKLHHQNSDCDESEGQGGHQAERRSADMSEKSSSRNWHRRTVRPRGVKQQASHEPETNTTSGLLPPLTGGQPVSPGAFWEKSDTLKREGPSRDERHTQLLPPISENRTGTPDSPTKVQTQHDVQQRSKRVGYQCRDDLKRLHQQPLSLPQLVHEELSGKKKSGGGEISQRHYLRKETVGHGGGGGGGGRGEGGGRLPSERGSVILLAPGAEPPPAGVLGCVAGRKGPGKQTSLAFLQNQLLDLQDSGAPDDDNRGVVRGVLPLELRDLKNGRSVGCLIVGPDGEILRLSLYDNSQDQTASDGETREQALQVLSPEGEKLPWVIMLQPENTDTGGSEQNTHLPDEHVPLHQSIPQLSDIHRSADVFPPSSLTDSVAQTRKKTKSAEAAVDTWKSGLKGARNNVRMPPLRERVVSTERGGDAEDEDEDEGLQQPGQQNIDPIEATSEDALKKSAEGAAVTTRSDKKTGKSEESDGGKKASRMRREGRSGKEKTGRDAPSVVSRRREERTLRGAAETKAPSARPPHMTDVKGTRGEGQENEEREGRGEEVRRRQESAGKRRRRRLKHKDLVLGSPEDSLENQEAETHQELKEESHPASPTNPSAAQNHKNRTNSEGDAAETDRLYTDADKLASVRSVSSLRSTAAASQSTLKSSRRSVASSCEGAGPASALGLTSSHGRLSSCSTVMVTEEQLMLNPAKPEASKPRKSQREEEEEAAALRLAQQAEKRRREVERKRREREEEARRQQEREQTEDRMKSELEEERRRRAEELRLKRMAEEEKRRKQEEEEQARERREQEQRERERRRQEEKMRQMERLQKMREEEEQRRRAELERLRQEEETRQEEENRKLQEMDENERVEYLSRKEQEEEERRKNEEERRRREEEAALQAAEDAKLQAELLARQMALLEQQLAFKRGLVLEAGGLEKTQGISRPWVYSYFTLLQLLGLNPT; encoded by the exons ATGAAGGActtgtctctctccctgctgaGTCGGGGTTACAGCCGATTCGTCTCGTCCAACACAAACGCGGGTAGACACGATGGACGACTGGAAGTGTGCTTCACACCTGAG GATTACTTCATCTGGAAGTCCCGGGACTCTCTCCTGCGTTTGTCCGAGAGTGGCCGTCTGTTTGCGGAGGCGGAGTCCACCCTTCCAAAGACGTACAGCACTCGCAGGGGGCCACTCCTGCTGTACTCTCAG GACTTGGTTACTGTAGAAACAGGTCTTCAATCCgagatgagagagaggaagaaaaaggttGTTCAGCGTTACACACAGGAAGTGGAACAGCAGCTGAGCACCCTGAGGGAGCTGACAGCGGCCATTTTGAACTACGGCAACAACCAG TTCCACTTCTCCAGACTTGGTCCactcttttttcctcctctccacgTCCCAATTACTCCAGACCTCCATCCTCTCAGTCCTTCACCAACCTGCACAACATCAGAGCAGCCCAGTCCAGATTTGCTAGCAAGGTTGAATTCCCAACTGGGCTTCAGCCACgttcctgcagagagaaatacTGCACAGCTGACCAATCAACCTGAAG ATAAAGAGGAGCAGGGCAGCAGGAAGAGAGTCAGGCTGGACCTCTTCCTCCAGGTTCCCTGCTCCACCAGGACTCCTTCTCCACTGATGGAGCCTCAGCCCTGGGTACACTATGTAGCAATGACCCCAGAAGAACCACTG ACTTACGTTGACATTAGTCCACAGCAGCCTGACAGTTCACAgaatatcaaaacaaatgatCCGAGTGTGGGAGAGAAGCTGCACCATCAAAACTCTGACTGTGATGAGTCAGAAGGTCAAGGCGGTCACCAAGCTGAAAGAAGATCTGCTGATATGAGTGAAAAATCCAGCAGCAGGAACTGGCATAGGAGGACAG TGAGACCGCGAGGTGTGAAGCAGCAGGCGAGCCACGAGCCTGAAACAAACACTACTTCAG gccttCTTCCTCCTCTAACTGGGGGACAACCAGTCTCTCCTGGAGCATTCTGGGAGAAATCAGACACG CTGAAGCGGGAGGGTCCCAGCAGAGATGAACGCCACACTCAGCTCCTTCCGCCAATATCAGAGAATCGAACTGGAACGCCAGATTCTCCAACAAAGGTCCAGACCCAGCACGATGTTCAACAGAGGTCAAAGAGGGTCGGATATCAGTGCAGAGACGACCTCAAAAGACTCCATCAGCAGCCTCTCAGCCTTCCTCAGCTGGTTCATG AAGAATTAAGTGGAAAGAAAAAGtctggaggaggtgaaatatCACAGAGACACTACTTAAGAAAGGAGACAGTCggacatggaggaggaggaggaggaggaggaagaggagagggaggaggaagactGCCCTCTGAGAGAGGCTCTGTGATATTATTGGCCCCTGGAGCAG agcctcctcctgcaggagtGTTGGGTTGTGTTGCAGGAAGGAAAGGTCCAGGTAAGCAGACATCTTTGGCCTTCTTACAGAACCAGCTTCTCGACCTCCAGGACTCCGGAGCACCCGACGATGACAACAGAGGGGTGGTGAGAGGCGTTCTGCCTCTGGAGCTGAGAG ATTTGAAGAACGGCCGATCTGTTGGCTGTCTGATTGTTGGTCCTGATGGGGAGATCCTTCGACTCTCTCTGTACGATAACAGCCAGGACCAAACTGCCAGTGACGGCGAAACAAGGGAGCAAG CTCTCCAGGTTTTGTCTCCAGAAGGGGAGAAGTTACCCTGGGTCATTATGCTGCAGCCTGAGAATACAGATACAg gagGGTCAGAGCAGAACACACACCTTCCTGATGAACATGTCCCGCTCCATCAGTCCATTCCTCAG CTCTCAGATATTCACAGATCAGCGGACGTCTTTCCCCCCAGCAGCCTCACAGACTCAG TGGCTCAGAccaggaagaaaacaaagagtgcCGAGGCAGCAGTGGACACGTGGAAGTCAGGATTAAAGGGTGCCAGAAACAATGTTAGGATGCCTCCATTGAGGGAGAGGGTTGTTAgtacagagagaggaggtgatgctgaagatgaggatgaagacGAGGGATTGCAGCAGCCGGG GCAGCAGAACATCGACCCGATCGAAGCAACATCAGAGGACGCTTTGAAGAAGAGTGCTGAGGGAGCTGCAGTAACCACAAG AAGTGATAAGAAAACGGGGAAAAGTGAGGAATCAGATGGAGGGAAGAAGGCTTCGAGGatgaggagagaaggaagatcaggaaaagaaaagacaggaagagatGCTCCATCAGTCGTCAgcaggagacgagaggagaggaccctcagaggagcagcagagactAAAGCCCCGTCTGCTCGCCCTCCTCAT ATGACAGACGTGAAAGGAACGAGAGGAGAAGggcaggagaacgaggagagagaggggcgaggagaagaggtgaggaggaggcaAGAGTCTGCtgggaagagaagaagaagaaggctgaAACACAAAGACTTAGTTTTGG GAAGCCCAGAGGACTCCCTGGAGAATCAGGAGGCGGAGACACACCAAGAACTGAAAGAAGAGTCTCATCCGGCATCCCCAACAAATCCCTCTGCAGCACAAAACCACAAGAACAGAACAAACTCAGAGGGAGACGCTGCAGAAACCGACCGTCTTTACACAGACGCTGACAAACTCGCCAGCGTGCGCTCGGTGAGCTCGCTCAGGTCGACTGCAGCTGCATCACAGTCCACTCTGAAGAGCTCCAGGCGGTCTGTTGCATCCTCCTgtgagggggcggggccagcCAGCGCCCTGGGTCTCACTTCATCACATGGTCGCCTCTCGTCATGTTCAACTGTCATGGTAACCGAGGAACAGCTGATGCTGAACCCGGCGAAACCAGAG gcGTCCAAGCCGagaaagagtcagagagaggaggaagaggaggcggcAGCGCTGCGTCTCGCCCAGCAGGCAGAAAAACGGAGGCGGgaggtggagaggaagaggagggagcgGGAGGAAGAGGCgaggaggcagcaggagagGGAGCAGACAGAGGACAGGATGAAGagcgagctggaggaggagagaaggaggagagctGAGGAGCTCAG ATTGAAGAGGATggcggaggaggagaagaggaggaagcaggaggaagaggagcaggctCGAGAGAGACGGGAACAGgagcaaagagaaagagagagaaggaggcaggaggagaagaTGCGTCAGATGGAGAGACTCCAGaagatgagagaggaggaggaacagaggaggagag CTGAACTTGAGCGTCTGCGACAGGAAGAGGAGacgaggcaggaggaggagaacaggaAGTTACAGGAGATGGATGAGAATGAGAGGGTGGAGTACCTCAGCaggaaggagcaggaggaggaggagaggaggaagaacgAAGAGGAgcggaggagaagagaggaggaggcagctCTACAGGCTGCAGAGGACGCCAAGCTGCAGGCCGAGCTGCTAGCCAG ACAGATGGCGCTGTTGGAGCAGCAGTTGGCCTTTAAACGGGGGCTTGTGTTGGAGGCTGGGGGTCTGGAGAAAACTCAAGGAATTTCCAGACCCTGGGTTTACTCTTATTTTACTTTGTTGCAGCTACTGGGTCTCAATCCAACTTAA